In a genomic window of Wyeomyia smithii strain HCP4-BCI-WySm-NY-G18 chromosome 1, ASM2978416v1, whole genome shotgun sequence:
- the LOC129733815 gene encoding eukaryotic translation initiation factor 4B isoform X2: MATSSGKKGKKTSKKNKLSLGEFLTDGNTTPAQVKVAVPLKLRDWADEADEDEDDRPIRTQMIALPTAPRATRLLNDDTIPHHPPYQAYISNLPYDLNENDLHDFFDGMEISSLRLPRDDNDTGRLRGFGYIEFGRRQDLIDALSIPEPLIHGRRIRIELSSEKDSNRQSRNNRYNDYGGDSDRPMGNWRDGPRSNSDRDQGQRRPYNSYNRDRGDRDNSDRERYPDSGADGNWRSGDRPVQPAPDSPQSGRRGYDRGYRRTGDRSVERGGKRDMEPLMERPKLVLTPRTLPLPEKPKPEPEADSSDRDASQERRYHSGSEASDDKENRKVEAEPRPKPTPVPAAKVFGEAKPVDTAARLKEIEERMLEKQRLEKEERQKKAAEAAAAAEAAAATTATTSGDEDGNEKTDPSKDENEDHTEEKTEKQPAEVTNWRVRNDDKEGERRGGQSPSRRYSPTGKYNKRNDNRDNRDMRDGRDRGMNRDNRNMRDNRRDYNRMNDRGDRREYRMGDRDRDGDMNRGGRDRDQRDYYRGADNRERRENVRPAAEREKDRDPKPIEERMPKFQEPAGPNLSVKNTYEGLSADEIDD; encoded by the exons ATGGCTACGTCGTCAG gcAAAAAAGGGAAGAAGACTTCCAAAAAGAACAAGCTTTCGCTTGGAGAGTTTCTCACCGATGGTAACACAACTCCAGCGCAGGTGAAGGTCGCTGTTCCTCTGAAACTGCGCGACTGGGCTGATGAAGCCGACGAAGATGAGGACGATCGTCCGATACGCACCCAGATGATCGCTTTACCGACGGCACCGCGAGCAACGCGGCTGCTCAACGATGACACCATTCCGCACCATCCACCCTATCAGGCGTATATCTCGAATCTGCCCTATGACTTGAACGAAAATGATTTGCATGACTTCTTCGATGGCATGGAAATTTCCTCTCTTCGGTTGCCACGGGACGATAATGATACTGGTCGGTTGAGAGGCTTCGGATACATAGAGTTTGGCAGGCGACAAGATCTCATCGACGCGCTTTCGATTCCCGAGCCTTTGATCCATGGTCGTCGCATTCGAATTGAACTGTCGAGTGAAAAGGACAGCAATCGACAAAGTCGCAACAATCGCTACAATGATTACGGAGGCGATTCGGATCGACCTATGGGCAACTGGCGGGATGGTCCCCGCAGTAACTCCGATCGCGACCAGGGTCAGCGAAGGCCTTACAATAGTTACAACCGTGACCGCGGCGATCGCGACAATTCTGATAGAGAACGCTATCCAGACAGTGGTGCTGATGGGAACTGGCGGTCGGGTGATCGACCAGTGCAGCCCGCACCGGATTCTCCACAATCAGGGCGTCGTGGCTACGACCGTGGTTATCGTCGAACAGGGGATCGATCCGTAGAGCGTGGTGGAAAGCGAGATATGGAGCCATTGATGGAAAGGCCAAAACTTGTACTGACGCCACGAACCTTGCCTCTACCGGAGAAACCCAAGCCCGAACCAGAAGCAGATAGTTCTGATAGAGACGCCAGTCAAGAGCGTAGGTACCACTCGGGTAGTGAGGCCTCAGATGATAAGGAAAACCGGAAAGTAGAGGCAGAACCTCGTCCGAAACCAACTCCGGTCCCAGCCGCGAAAGTATTTGGTGAAGCAAAACCAGTAGATACTGCAGCCCGTTTGAAGGAAATCGAGGAACGAATGCTGGAAAAACAACGCCTAGAAAAGGAGGAACGGCAAAAGAAGGCAGCGGAAGCCGCAGCTGCAGCTGAGGCAGCGGCTGCTACAACCGCCACCACTTCCGGTGACGAAGATGGTAATGAGAAAACCGATCCCAGCAAGGATGAAAACGAAGATCATACGGAGGAAAAGACCGAAAAGCAACCCGCTGAAGTAACCAATTGGAGGGTGCGCAATGATGACAAAGAGGGTGAGCGTCGTGGCGGTCAGTCACCTTCTCGGCGCTACAGTCCGACCGGCAAGTACAACAAAAGAAACG ATAACAGAGATAATCGCGACATGCGAGACGGTCGGGACAGAGGCATGAACAGGGACAATCGGAACATGAGGGACAATCGGCGCGATTACAACCG AATGAACGACCGTGGCGATCGGCGTGAATATCGGATGGGAGATCGTGATCGCGACGGTGATATGAACCGCGGCGGTCGGGATCGGGATCAGCGTGACTACTACCGTGGCGCTGATAACCGAGAACGTCGGGAAAATGTGAGGCCAGCTGCGGAGCGCGAAAAGGATCGTGATCCAAAGCCAATCGAGGAGCGGATGCCAAAATTCCAGGAACCAGCAGGACCG AATCTATCGGTGAAAAATACGTACGAGGGACTGTCTGCGGACGAGATTGACGATTAA
- the LOC129733815 gene encoding eukaryotic translation initiation factor 4B isoform X1, whose protein sequence is MATSSGKKGKKTSKKNKLSLGEFLTDGNTTPAQVKVAVPLKLRDWADEADEDEDDRPIRTQMIALPTAPRATRLLNDDTIPHHPPYQAYISNLPYDLNENDLHDFFDGMEISSLRLPRDDNDTGRLRGFGYIEFGRRQDLIDALSIPEPLIHGRRIRIELSSEKDSNRQSRNNRYNDYGGDSDRPMGNWRDGPRSNSDRDQGQRRPYNSYNRDRGDRDNSDRERYPDSGADGNWRSGDRPVQPAPDSPQSGRRGYDRGYRRTGDRSVERGGKRDMEPLMERPKLVLTPRTLPLPEKPKPEPEADSSDRDASQERRYHSGSEASDDKENRKVEAEPRPKPTPVPAAKVFGEAKPVDTAARLKEIEERMLEKQRLEKEERQKKAAEAAAAAEAAAATTATTSGDEDGNEKTDPSKDENEDHTEEKTEKQPAEVTNWRVRNDDKEGERRGGQSPSRRYSPTGKYNKRNDDYDYSDNRDNRDMRDGRDRGMNRDNRNMRDNRRDYNRMNDRGDRREYRMGDRDRDGDMNRGGRDRDQRDYYRGADNRERRENVRPAAEREKDRDPKPIEERMPKFQEPAGPNLSVKNTYEGLSADEIDD, encoded by the exons ATGGCTACGTCGTCAG gcAAAAAAGGGAAGAAGACTTCCAAAAAGAACAAGCTTTCGCTTGGAGAGTTTCTCACCGATGGTAACACAACTCCAGCGCAGGTGAAGGTCGCTGTTCCTCTGAAACTGCGCGACTGGGCTGATGAAGCCGACGAAGATGAGGACGATCGTCCGATACGCACCCAGATGATCGCTTTACCGACGGCACCGCGAGCAACGCGGCTGCTCAACGATGACACCATTCCGCACCATCCACCCTATCAGGCGTATATCTCGAATCTGCCCTATGACTTGAACGAAAATGATTTGCATGACTTCTTCGATGGCATGGAAATTTCCTCTCTTCGGTTGCCACGGGACGATAATGATACTGGTCGGTTGAGAGGCTTCGGATACATAGAGTTTGGCAGGCGACAAGATCTCATCGACGCGCTTTCGATTCCCGAGCCTTTGATCCATGGTCGTCGCATTCGAATTGAACTGTCGAGTGAAAAGGACAGCAATCGACAAAGTCGCAACAATCGCTACAATGATTACGGAGGCGATTCGGATCGACCTATGGGCAACTGGCGGGATGGTCCCCGCAGTAACTCCGATCGCGACCAGGGTCAGCGAAGGCCTTACAATAGTTACAACCGTGACCGCGGCGATCGCGACAATTCTGATAGAGAACGCTATCCAGACAGTGGTGCTGATGGGAACTGGCGGTCGGGTGATCGACCAGTGCAGCCCGCACCGGATTCTCCACAATCAGGGCGTCGTGGCTACGACCGTGGTTATCGTCGAACAGGGGATCGATCCGTAGAGCGTGGTGGAAAGCGAGATATGGAGCCATTGATGGAAAGGCCAAAACTTGTACTGACGCCACGAACCTTGCCTCTACCGGAGAAACCCAAGCCCGAACCAGAAGCAGATAGTTCTGATAGAGACGCCAGTCAAGAGCGTAGGTACCACTCGGGTAGTGAGGCCTCAGATGATAAGGAAAACCGGAAAGTAGAGGCAGAACCTCGTCCGAAACCAACTCCGGTCCCAGCCGCGAAAGTATTTGGTGAAGCAAAACCAGTAGATACTGCAGCCCGTTTGAAGGAAATCGAGGAACGAATGCTGGAAAAACAACGCCTAGAAAAGGAGGAACGGCAAAAGAAGGCAGCGGAAGCCGCAGCTGCAGCTGAGGCAGCGGCTGCTACAACCGCCACCACTTCCGGTGACGAAGATGGTAATGAGAAAACCGATCCCAGCAAGGATGAAAACGAAGATCATACGGAGGAAAAGACCGAAAAGCAACCCGCTGAAGTAACCAATTGGAGGGTGCGCAATGATGACAAAGAGGGTGAGCGTCGTGGCGGTCAGTCACCTTCTCGGCGCTACAGTCCGACCGGCAAGTACAACAAAAGAAACG ATGACTATGACTACTCAGATAACAGAGATAATCGCGACATGCGAGACGGTCGGGACAGAGGCATGAACAGGGACAATCGGAACATGAGGGACAATCGGCGCGATTACAACCG AATGAACGACCGTGGCGATCGGCGTGAATATCGGATGGGAGATCGTGATCGCGACGGTGATATGAACCGCGGCGGTCGGGATCGGGATCAGCGTGACTACTACCGTGGCGCTGATAACCGAGAACGTCGGGAAAATGTGAGGCCAGCTGCGGAGCGCGAAAAGGATCGTGATCCAAAGCCAATCGAGGAGCGGATGCCAAAATTCCAGGAACCAGCAGGACCG AATCTATCGGTGAAAAATACGTACGAGGGACTGTCTGCGGACGAGATTGACGATTAA